A region of the Microcystis aeruginosa FD4 genome:
CTGAAAAAGGCTGGCGGCTATAAAACGGGGACGGGCAAATAAACCTTTTCTACCGTAGGAGAAAACCCTAGCCATTGACGAGATAAACGGGCAAAAGTGTTAGGATCACCGCTAACTGCGAAGTTAGTAGGTAGGGGTGTTTCGGGATTTTTTAGACCTAATAATTCTAGCTCTTTTTCCGCCGCTCGCACAACGGCAGCGGCGGGATCTACCAAGCGCACGGAACTAGGTAAAAGACGACGTAAAACCGGGGAAAGATGGCGATAATGGGTACAACCATAGACCAGAGTATCAATATTTTCTGCTAGTAAAGGCTGAAGATATTCCCTAGCCACTTGTGTGGTGTAGGGGTCAAAAATGCGGTTAGCTTCGATCAAGGGGACAAATTCAGGACAGGGAATTTGCCAAACTTGGGCAGTAGGATCGATTTCTTGAATCGCCAGTTTATAGGCATTACTTTTAGCCGTAGCGGGGGTAGAAATCACCCCAATGCGCTTTCCTTTTTGAACGGCAGTTTTGGCACCGGGTAAAATTACCCCTAAAATTGGTAAATCTTTAAATTCGGCCTGTACTTCTTCTAAAGCCAAGGCGGAACTGGTATTACAGGCCATAATCACCATTTTCACCCGGCGCTCGCTCATCCAAGTGAGAATTTCCAGGACAAATTCGATAATTTCCCCTTTAGAACGGGTTCCGTAGGGAAGTCTAGCGGTATCAGCGAAATAGAGAATCGATTCTTGGGGCAGTTGTCGATACAACTCCCTTAAAACGGTCAGTCCACCCACACCACTATCAAACACACCAATCGGACTAAATTGTGATTCTCTCATAGATATCGAGGAAAACGCTGATCTAAAGTAGCTTTATTTGATGATATTAAAACACGGATTTTTTGATTGGTAAACGAATGCTCCAATCATTTAATCATTAACGGAGATTTCGTTGAATATATTCAATAATCCCCCTTGCGATCGCCGATGCCATTTGTCTTTGAAAGTTGGCATTGGCTAATTTAGCAGCATCCTCAGCGCCGGTAACGAAACCCACTTCCACGAGGGTGGAGGGCATTTTCGAGGTTCTCAGCACATAGAAACGCGCCCGACGCACCCCCCGATCGCGCATATCGACACTGCGGACAATATTGCGATGGATGGTATCCGACAAACGGCGATCGCCGAAGTAATAAACTTCCAATCCGTTGACATCCGGTCGTGCTTTCCCCATGGAGTTAGCGTGGATACTGACAAACAGGTCGGCATCGATCTGGTTAGCCAGATCCGTGCGACCTTGCAGGGTGACAAAAAAGTCGCTATCTCTAGTTAGACGCACATCGATGCCCTGTTGTTGCAGGATGCGGGTAACTTCTAGGGAAATGGGCAGAATTACGTTTTTTTCCTGAAGGCCACCAATTCCGATCGCTCCCGGATCCTTACCACCGTGGCCTGGATCTATGACCACTAGAAAGCGGCTATTGCCTTGTCGGGGGGGATTAGGAGTGGGGTTAGAGGGGCGCGGAGGTGGGTTAAATTGCCCCGTATTCGGGGGTAAGGGAACAGGGATAGTAGTGGAGTCAGGAACCTGAGAAACGGGGCTAGAAACGGGGCTAGAATTGGGGGAGGAAAGCAATTCTAGGGCTAGGGTTTGACTGTCCGATTGATTGAGTTGACCTAGTTGAAATCCTGCCGCGGTCTGTACCAAAATCAGCACCCTATTGGCGCTTTCCTGACGTACCCGCAATTGATAGATAGGACTATTGCGACCGAAGCGCGGACCACGAAAAGACTCGGCTAACTTAGCATTTTCGATGCGTAGTTCATAGACACCATCCCGGTTAACAGTGCCGTTAGCTTTCAGGGGTAAATCCGCGCGAATTAAGAGGCGATCGTTATTGCCCGTCAGATCGATCGAGGAGATCGTAGCCAAACGATTATTGTTAGAAGCGGAATTACTGGGAGTTTTCGGGGGGGGATTGTTGGGGCGAGGATTGGGATTCGTGGCCCTAGTGGGGGGGGGAGAGGAGATATTATCCACAGAACCCAGACCACCCCTAGGCAGTAAAACCAAGCCACCAAAACGACTATAGAGAGCTTGCCAATCGGGACTATCTTTATTAACGCTTAGGGAAATCTTGGCCCGTTGATTGGCCGTCTGACTGAATTGAATATCGCCGACCCCATAGCGATTGACGGGGATAGTTTGACCGGTGAGACTACCGGGTAAAGTGGCCCCGGGTAATTCAAATTCGATTTTTTTGCCGTCGCGGCTGCGTTGACTGCGGATCGATCGCTCATCACCATTTTGCTCTAAACGGACAAAAAGACCATTGCGAGTTACCTGAAAATCATCGTTGTTGTCCGTCTGGCTAACTGGAGGTGGGGGAGTGGGACGGGTGGAACCTTGGTTGGGGGTAGGTGTGGGAGCGGGGGTGACGGGGGGTTCTGTTTGCTCACTAATCGGTTGGGGTTCTGGCAGTTCCACTGTCCATTGGGTGGGCGAAATTCCGCGAATTTTTACCTGTTGAGGATCGACGGTGTAGCCGGGGGCCAATTCAATCACTAAACGGGTAGTTTCCGCATCAAATTGACCGATACGGACACTTCTGACGATATTGCCAATGGGCCGGTTGATATTGGGTTGCCCTAATTTGATCCCGGGCAGATCGATCACGATCCTGGTGGGGTTAGTGATCATTTGCGCTCGCGGTTGCACTCGATTGTCGGTGGTGAACACCAGACGATTCTCATTGGTGTCGAATCGCCAAAAGACGAGCTTGCCCGCCCAAGCAGGGGCCGCCACCAGCAACCAAGTTAATGCGCTTAGGAATAACCAATGAAATCTCACGATCGATGCTCCCGTTGCTCAGTTATCAATTACCTTTTTTCGGTAAAAATGGACGATTTTGTCGATTTTTGGCCATCCATAGCTCCGTTAATGCTCTGAGAATGACTATCAATAAAAACAAGCTTATGGGACGTTGGCTTGGTCTGCTATGTTTCTTATCAGTAATCAGTCATCAGTTATCAGTCATCAGTTATCAGCTTCTGAAGGTAAGAGGCAAGAGGCTACAAAAAAGAATCTGGCAATTCTCCTACCTAAAAATAAGGTTAGAAACTAAGTACATCAAAGCTTTTAGCTTAACAAATTAGGATTTAGATTCGGCCTTTGTTATCAATGAAAAGACAGTGCTGTTAGTGCCACTTAACACTGCCACTGGTAACTGCTCACTGCTCACTGCTCACTGATTGAGGACTGGCGGTAGGTTCTTTAAATACTAACCTTAACAGGGGCGGAGCGATAAAGGTAGTCAAGATCACCATCATAATAATGGCCGCATCGGTAGCGGGGGATAAAGCGCCACTAGCAGCCCCGACTCCAGCAAAGACTAAACCCACTTCACCCCGAGGAATCATGCCAACTCCGATCGCCAAGCGATTGAGTTTTTCCTGACTGAAAACGGCTAACCCCGTCACCACTTTACCCAAAATAGCGACGACAATTAGGAAAGCGGCCAAGACTAATCCTTCTCGATTAGTGGGAATAGCGGGATTAAGGACACTTAAATCGGTTTTTGCCCCCACACAGACGAAAAATATCGGTACAAATAAATCGGCGATCGGGAACACTTGTGCTGCCAATTCCGAGCGCTTTTCCGTTTCCCCTAGGACTAGGCCCGCGGCAAAGGAACCGAGAATCGCTTCTAATTGGATAACTTGGGCAATATAGGCAAGAATAAAAGCAAAAATCAGGGAAACTAAGAGCAATTGTCCCCTAGTTTTCATGCTATTAACTAATTGAACGTAAAAGGGGCTTAAAAAACGACCGATCAGGATCGCCCCGATCACAAAAGCGCTAGAACTAATAACTAGATAAATTACTTTGCTAATCTGCACTTCTCCGGTCTTCACCAAAGAAGCAACGATAGCGAGAACTATAATACCGAGAATATCATCGAGAACCGCTGCCCCGATGATAATTTGACCTTCTTTCGCCGATAACTGCCCTATTTCTGCTAAAACCTTGGCGGTAATGCCGATACTGGTAGCGGTTAAAGCTGCCCCGGCAAAAATAGCGGGAATGGTGGCCAGATGGAAAATATAGATTAAACCCAAAGTACCCACCAAAAAGGGAACTGTTACCCCCACCACTGCGACGACGGCTGCCTGTGGACCGACGCGAATTAATTCCTGCAAGTCTGATTCTAAACCAATCTCGAAGAGGAGGATAATTACCCCCAATTCCGAGAGGACGGAAATCACCCCACTGGCAGCACTAAAAACGGCGGGAGATTGCTCTGGGGTGAGGGGTGAAGTGGATTCTAGGAAATGAATGAGAAGAGAATCCTCGAATCCCGCACCACCTTCGGGAAAAACCAGTAATTTTAGGGCAGAAACACCGATAATCACGCCACCGACTAATTCTCCTAACACGGGAGGCAAGTTGAATCGGACGCATATTTCCCCCCCCAGTTTACAGGCGAAATAAATAACGGTCAAACTCAGCAGCACTCCGGCTAAAACTAAGGCACTATCGGCAGTTTCGGCTGTAGCTGCCGAGGCTAACAGGGGAAGATGAGGACTCCAAGCGGAAGAAAGGAAAGGCTGTAGTATCATCGCTCGCTCAAAATTACTCCCAATACTCTAACAAGCTTGCGGCCTATTCAGTTATTCCCGATCAAAGTTTGCCCCCTGTCCAG
Encoded here:
- a CDS encoding N-acetylmuramoyl-L-alanine amidase gives rise to the protein MRFHWLFLSALTWLLVAAPAWAGKLVFWRFDTNENRLVFTTDNRVQPRAQMITNPTRIVIDLPGIKLGQPNINRPIGNIVRSVRIGQFDAETTRLVIELAPGYTVDPQQVKIRGISPTQWTVELPEPQPISEQTEPPVTPAPTPTPNQGSTRPTPPPPVSQTDNNDDFQVTRNGLFVRLEQNGDERSIRSQRSRDGKKIEFELPGATLPGSLTGQTIPVNRYGVGDIQFSQTANQRAKISLSVNKDSPDWQALYSRFGGLVLLPRGGLGSVDNISSPPPTRATNPNPRPNNPPPKTPSNSASNNNRLATISSIDLTGNNDRLLIRADLPLKANGTVNRDGVYELRIENAKLAESFRGPRFGRNSPIYQLRVRQESANRVLILVQTAAGFQLGQLNQSDSQTLALELLSSPNSSPVSSPVSQVPDSTTIPVPLPPNTGQFNPPPRPSNPTPNPPRQGNSRFLVVIDPGHGGKDPGAIGIGGLQEKNVILPISLEVTRILQQQGIDVRLTRDSDFFVTLQGRTDLANQIDADLFVSIHANSMGKARPDVNGLEVYYFGDRRLSDTIHRNIVRSVDMRDRGVRRARFYVLRTSKMPSTLVEVGFVTGAEDAAKLANANFQRQMASAIARGIIEYIQRNLR
- a CDS encoding cation:proton antiporter, producing MILQPFLSSAWSPHLPLLASAATAETADSALVLAGVLLSLTVIYFACKLGGEICVRFNLPPVLGELVGGVIIGVSALKLLVFPEGGAGFEDSLLIHFLESTSPLTPEQSPAVFSAASGVISVLSELGVIILLFEIGLESDLQELIRVGPQAAVVAVVGVTVPFLVGTLGLIYIFHLATIPAIFAGAALTATSIGITAKVLAEIGQLSAKEGQIIIGAAVLDDILGIIVLAIVASLVKTGEVQISKVIYLVISSSAFVIGAILIGRFLSPFYVQLVNSMKTRGQLLLVSLIFAFILAYIAQVIQLEAILGSFAAGLVLGETEKRSELAAQVFPIADLFVPIFFVCVGAKTDLSVLNPAIPTNREGLVLAAFLIVVAILGKVVTGLAVFSQEKLNRLAIGVGMIPRGEVGLVFAGVGAASGALSPATDAAIIMMVILTTFIAPPLLRLVFKEPTASPQSVSSEQ
- the murI gene encoding glutamate racemase, producing the protein MRESQFSPIGVFDSGVGGLTVLRELYRQLPQESILYFADTARLPYGTRSKGEIIEFVLEILTWMSERRVKMVIMACNTSSALALEEVQAEFKDLPILGVILPGAKTAVQKGKRIGVISTPATAKSNAYKLAIQEIDPTAQVWQIPCPEFVPLIEANRIFDPYTTQVAREYLQPLLAENIDTLVYGCTHYRHLSPVLRRLLPSSVRLVDPAAAVVRAAEKELELLGLKNPETPLPTNFAVSGDPNTFARLSRQWLGFSPTVEKVYLPVPVL